In the Gossypium arboreum isolate Shixiya-1 chromosome 10, ASM2569848v2, whole genome shotgun sequence genome, one interval contains:
- the LOC108488184 gene encoding uncharacterized protein LOC108488184, translated as MSLLHFSHGHPLVSIESHSHEIEKEHCSGCGEFVSGSSFGCVECGFYLDKQCAEAPAEMNHPFHRNHNLNLLTRNPYVGRCICDFCGKTCENFVYHCSCNLDFHAKCVDLPAEINHLFHQEHPLFLQFNKDKLHHEHPFILFQRQVSFCDACGTLGNYVPYICTTCNLAVHKNCISVPRIIKFFRHQHNISHTYFIEQREHETWECRVCFEEVNTEHGSYFCSKCNFIVHVNCATKDPLHYYEVDSKETMDSEDVRKQTDFQSQYKNCSQRIHIQIGFQPHGTWLDIELQSGLHK; from the exons ATGAGCCTTCTACACTTTAGCCATGGACATCCATTGGTGTCCATTGAAAGCCATAGCCacgaaattgaaaaggagcattgCTCAGGATGTGGGGAATTCGTGTCAGGTTCGAGCTTTGGTTGTGTGGAGTGTGGATTTTACCTAGACAAGCAGTGTGCTGAGGCACCTGCTGAGATGAATCACCCTTTCCATCGCAACCACAACCTTAATCTTCTTACAAGGAATCCATACGTGGGTAGATGTATCTGCGATTTCTGCGGAAAAACCTGTGAGAATTTTGTTTATCATTGTTCTTGCAATTTAGACTTTC ATGCAAAATGTGTTGATCTACCTGCAGAAATCAATCACCTTTTTCACCAAGAACATCCTCTCTTTTTACAATTCAACA AAGATAAACTTCATCATGAGCATCCATTCATCTTATTTCAAAGACAAGTATCATTTTGTGATGCTTGTGGCACTTTAGGGAATTATGTTCCTTATATTTGTACTACATGCAATCTTGCGGTCCATAAAAATTGCATTTCAGTGCCACGTATCATCAAATTCTTTCGGCACCAGCACAACATTTCCCACACATATTTCATTGAACAACGTGAACATGAAACTTGGGAATGTAGAGTTTGCTTCGAGGAGGTGAACACTGAGCATGGAAGTTACTTTTGTTCTAAATGCAATTTCATTGTCCATGTAAATTGTGCAACAAAAGACCCTCTTCACTATTATGAGGTTGACTCAAAAGAAACGATGGACTCAGAGGATGTTAGAAAACAAACCGACTTTCAAAGTCAGTATAAAAATTGCAGCCAAAGAATTCATATCCAAATTGGCTTTCAACCTCATGGAACATGGCTTGACATTGAATTGCAAAGTGGCCTGCACAAATGA